In the genome of Aureimonas sp. OT7, one region contains:
- a CDS encoding outer membrane lipoprotein carrier protein LolA, with amino-acid sequence MWNRLVSKRPRNRLPIRALALAAALSLPMAAPAYAQSAGAVAQRVADHFSSVQSMAGSFVQFDAAGNQTEGKFYIERPGKIRFDYSGQPLRVIADGSQVAVNNRRMNTWDLYPLSKTPMKLLLDRRIDLSGANIQNVQEGPDLTTIVMGDKSVFGNSRITMMFDPNTNDLRQWTIRDAQGKDTTVMIYDVQEGVRIDPSVFVIPYNSIAMGQTRG; translated from the coding sequence ATGTGGAATCGACTTGTGTCGAAAAGGCCGCGAAATCGTCTTCCGATCCGGGCGCTTGCCCTGGCTGCGGCCCTGTCGCTGCCCATGGCCGCGCCTGCCTATGCGCAGTCCGCCGGCGCCGTGGCGCAGCGCGTGGCCGATCACTTCTCGTCCGTGCAGTCGATGGCCGGGAGCTTCGTACAGTTCGACGCCGCCGGCAACCAGACCGAGGGCAAGTTCTATATCGAGCGTCCGGGCAAGATCCGCTTCGACTATAGCGGCCAGCCGCTACGCGTTATCGCGGATGGCAGCCAGGTGGCCGTGAACAACCGCCGCATGAACACGTGGGATCTGTATCCATTGTCGAAGACGCCGATGAAGCTGCTGCTCGACAGGCGCATCGACCTGTCGGGCGCCAATATCCAGAACGTCCAGGAAGGCCCGGACCTGACCACCATCGTCATGGGGGACAAGTCCGTCTTCGGCAATTCGCGCATCACCATGATGTTCGATCCCAACACCAACGATCTGCGCCAATGGACGATCCGCGACGCCCAGGGCAAGGACACGACGGTGATGATCTACGATGTGCAGGAAGGGGTGCGCATCGACCCCTCGGTCTTCGTGATCCCCTACAACTCCATCGCCATGGGGCAGACGCGCGGCTGA
- a CDS encoding alpha/beta hydrolase — protein MFEGFETRKVDGAGAEIHMRIGGDGPPLLLLHGFPQTGAMWAGIAPALARRFRLFVPDLRGYGQSSTPDSKNGSAYTKRVMAQDMIAAMQGLGHQRFAVAGHDRGARVAYRMALDHPSTVTRLAVLDILPTAEVWRHMNAEEALGTYHWMFLAQPNPMPERLIGNDAVFYLDHTITSWTKSHALAPFTSEALAEYRRSFARGEYIHAACEDYRAGATEDRRLDEEDLASGRRIAAPTLALWGSHGIAAAVGDVLAVWRGWCENVEGEGVDCGHFVVEEAPEPVTRALVCFFSQRG, from the coding sequence ATGTTCGAAGGCTTTGAAACGCGCAAGGTGGACGGGGCGGGCGCCGAGATTCACATGCGCATCGGCGGCGACGGGCCGCCTTTGCTCCTGCTGCACGGCTTTCCGCAGACCGGCGCGATGTGGGCGGGGATCGCGCCGGCCCTGGCACGGCGCTTTCGGCTCTTCGTTCCCGACTTGCGGGGTTATGGCCAATCCTCGACCCCGGACAGCAAGAACGGCTCGGCCTATACCAAGCGCGTCATGGCGCAGGACATGATCGCCGCCATGCAGGGGCTGGGCCACCAGCGCTTTGCCGTCGCCGGCCATGACAGGGGCGCGCGGGTGGCGTACCGGATGGCCCTGGACCACCCGTCGACAGTCACGCGACTGGCGGTTCTCGATATCCTGCCGACGGCCGAAGTATGGCGGCACATGAACGCCGAAGAAGCGCTCGGAACCTATCACTGGATGTTCCTTGCCCAGCCGAACCCCATGCCGGAGCGGCTGATCGGCAACGACGCGGTCTTCTACCTGGACCATACGATCACAAGCTGGACGAAGTCGCATGCGCTGGCGCCCTTCACCTCGGAGGCGCTCGCCGAATACAGGCGCAGCTTCGCACGGGGCGAATACATCCATGCGGCCTGCGAGGATTACCGGGCCGGAGCCACGGAAGACCGGAGGCTGGACGAGGAAGACCTGGCATCCGGCCGCCGGATCGCCGCGCCGACGCTGGCTTTGTGGGGCAGCCACGGCATTGCGGCCGCCGTCGGCGACGTGCTTGCCGTCTGGCGCGGCTGGTGCGAGAATGTCGAGGGTGAGGGCGTCGACTGCGGCCACTTCGTCGTGGAAGAAGCGCCCGAGCCGGTGACGCGGGCGCTTGTCTGCTTCTTTTCGCAGCGCGGCTGA
- a CDS encoding ATP-binding protein gives MVENAEDGGAPGAIPSFADRCAREAIHIPGSIQPHGFLLVVDGTSHAVIAASANAGMHLRMPGGVIGAQLVDLLPQARPVLALDASEPPDGPATFGRVDLHGRTYEMLAHWSGRFIVVELEETDAEAAGSLDTLYPQIRRFVSESRSHSTLEELNAAAARIVRALTGFDRVLVYRFDDHWNGTVIAEDGNGKLPSYMDLRFPAADIPAQARELYRLNRLRIIPDAAYEPVPLLPTEAGPIDLSYSALRSVSPVHIEYMRNMGTPASMSISLIEGNRLWGLISCHNATPRRVPAHVRIACDFLGQVVALQIGASLRSEETAQRVARHAIEARLLSAMALSSRYSQGLSESPEDLLALTDAAGAAVVTNDLLEMVGDTPGEDAIRDLVAWLFRTQSHDEVFSTESLAEIMPRAQAYAAKGSGVAAISISQLHPSYVLWFRPEQVQTVRWGGDPRKTTDPRQERLNPRTSFEMWKETVHRRSAPWTPVQLAAAASLRNAIVGIVMRKAEEMAGLTEELRRSNRELEAFSYSISHDLRAPFRHIVGFAELLKESSAIGDDKRAGRYVDTIIDSALSAGRLVDDLLGFSQMGRSKLVPVRVEMNRLVGEVLRMQNGETGDRRVDFTVEDLPTVDGDPIFLRAVWQNLVGNAIKYTRGTDPSHITIGAQSGEDEDIFFIRDDGVGFDMEYVDKLFGVFQRLHRIEDYEGSGIGLANVRRIVDRHGGRTWAEGSPGKGATFYFSLPRLTEGD, from the coding sequence ATGGTTGAGAATGCCGAGGACGGTGGCGCACCGGGGGCGATTCCCTCCTTTGCCGACCGTTGTGCACGGGAGGCGATCCATATCCCGGGCAGCATACAACCGCATGGCTTTCTGCTCGTCGTCGACGGCACGTCGCACGCCGTGATCGCAGCCAGCGCCAATGCCGGGATGCATCTGCGGATGCCCGGCGGGGTCATCGGCGCGCAGCTCGTCGACCTCCTGCCGCAGGCGCGACCCGTCCTCGCACTGGACGCGAGCGAGCCACCGGACGGGCCGGCCACCTTCGGTCGCGTGGACCTCCATGGCCGGACTTACGAGATGCTGGCACATTGGAGCGGCCGGTTCATCGTCGTGGAACTGGAGGAGACGGATGCCGAAGCGGCCGGCTCGCTCGATACGCTCTATCCGCAGATCCGCCGGTTCGTTTCGGAAAGCCGCAGCCATTCCACCCTGGAAGAGCTCAACGCAGCAGCGGCGCGCATCGTCCGCGCGCTGACCGGCTTCGACCGCGTGCTGGTCTACCGCTTCGACGATCACTGGAACGGCACCGTCATCGCCGAGGACGGCAACGGCAAGCTACCCTCCTATATGGACCTGCGTTTTCCGGCTGCCGACATCCCGGCGCAGGCGCGGGAGTTGTATCGCCTGAACCGGCTGCGCATCATTCCGGACGCCGCCTACGAGCCGGTGCCGCTTCTGCCGACGGAGGCCGGGCCGATAGACCTCAGCTACTCGGCTCTGCGCAGCGTTTCGCCGGTGCATATCGAATACATGCGCAACATGGGAACACCCGCATCCATGTCGATCTCGCTGATCGAGGGCAACCGTCTGTGGGGCCTGATCTCGTGCCATAACGCCACGCCGCGGCGGGTGCCCGCCCACGTGCGCATTGCCTGTGACTTTCTCGGACAGGTCGTCGCCCTGCAGATCGGGGCCAGCCTGCGCAGCGAGGAAACCGCCCAGCGCGTGGCACGCCATGCCATCGAGGCGCGGCTTCTGTCCGCGATGGCATTGAGCAGCCGGTATTCGCAGGGGCTCTCGGAAAGCCCGGAGGATCTTCTGGCACTGACCGATGCGGCCGGCGCCGCCGTCGTGACGAACGATCTTCTGGAAATGGTGGGCGACACCCCCGGCGAGGACGCGATCCGCGATCTCGTCGCCTGGTTGTTCCGCACGCAGTCGCACGACGAGGTGTTCTCCACGGAGTCGCTCGCCGAGATCATGCCCCGTGCACAGGCTTACGCCGCCAAGGGCTCCGGCGTGGCGGCCATCTCCATCTCGCAGCTCCATCCGAGTTACGTACTTTGGTTCCGACCCGAGCAGGTCCAGACGGTGCGCTGGGGCGGCGACCCCCGGAAGACTACCGACCCGCGTCAGGAGCGGCTGAACCCGCGCACGTCCTTCGAGATGTGGAAGGAAACGGTGCATCGTCGGTCCGCCCCGTGGACCCCGGTGCAACTGGCAGCCGCCGCCAGCCTGCGCAACGCCATTGTCGGGATCGTGATGCGCAAGGCAGAGGAGATGGCGGGGCTGACGGAGGAACTGCGCCGAAGCAACCGCGAGTTGGAGGCCTTCTCCTATTCGATCAGCCACGATCTGCGAGCGCCGTTCCGACATATCGTGGGCTTTGCCGAACTGCTCAAGGAAAGCTCCGCGATCGGCGACGACAAGCGCGCTGGCCGCTATGTCGACACCATCATCGACTCGGCATTGTCCGCCGGTCGCCTCGTGGACGATCTCCTGGGATTCTCGCAGATGGGGCGCTCGAAGCTCGTGCCGGTCCGCGTGGAGATGAACCGGCTGGTCGGCGAGGTGCTGCGGATGCAGAACGGCGAGACCGGCGACCGCCGCGTCGACTTCACGGTCGAGGACCTGCCCACCGTCGACGGCGACCCGATCTTCCTGCGGGCGGTTTGGCAGAACCTCGTCGGCAACGCGATCAAGTACACGCGCGGCACGGACCCGAGCCACATCACAATCGGTGCGCAATCCGGCGAGGACGAGGATATCTTCTTCATCCGGGATGACGGCGTCGGTTTCGACATGGAGTATGTCGACAAGCTGTTCGGCGTTTTCCAGCGTCTGCACCGGATCGAAGACTACGAGGGCAGCGGCATCGGCCTCGCCAATGTGCGTCGCATCGTCGACAGGCATGGCGGCCGCACCTGGGCCGAAGGGTCGCCCGGCAAGGGCGCCACATTCTATTTTTCACTTCCCCGCCTGACGGAGGGCGACTGA
- a CDS encoding GNAT family N-acetyltransferase, producing MDIRHEDRGRGGLFVAGEGEDRAELTYSPAGIQDAWVFDHTYVPEKLRGQGIAKKLLDFAVGFARDKGMKVVPACSYVRAEFERHPERYADLATEEKKPFGRV from the coding sequence ATGGATATCAGGCATGAAGACAGGGGCCGCGGCGGCCTTTTCGTGGCGGGCGAAGGCGAGGACAGGGCCGAATTGACCTATTCGCCGGCGGGCATCCAGGACGCCTGGGTCTTCGACCACACCTACGTTCCGGAGAAGCTGCGCGGCCAGGGCATCGCCAAAAAACTTCTGGATTTCGCAGTCGGTTTCGCGCGGGACAAGGGCATGAAGGTGGTTCCCGCATGTTCCTATGTGCGCGCCGAGTTCGAGAGGCATCCCGAGCGTTATGCCGATCTTGCCACCGAAGAGAAGAAGCCCTTCGGCCGCGTCTGA
- a CDS encoding DNA translocase FtsK, which yields MTMATIDAEDEFEGRQRSGLLIVGGVALIGLSVYLAAALATWNVGDPSLSQSNSNPVGNLAGASGAIIADLALQVLGLASVLTIVLPFVWGLRMLGGRRIDGAGRRGWFALGGTLLAATALGCIGAPAGWPLPIGLGGIAGDIVLKFPALVTGAYPSGLAGVILGIVLAVPATWLYLSGLGFVGRTRRAVPAASIAAAAPRAPKTAQEIEDEDAGESRWQLLAGAATHLAYSVWSGIRRPKADPRPVQRREPGSGPAWHEEPSMAAAPATVAGRAQREIRVVDTRPPQPQFDAVDMDGFDDYGYQPAAQQPRARPVERPEPPQAVVFDEAYDVDVFAEPATAEDTAARRSVDTSRATVRHGRSDWNGSYAASRLGKKRWERDDEPFDPETGELGFAGADGQGDGEDAAFDGFENLAPDAPTVEELMSDAPANYGDAPPFDMDDATSPLRADERPQREKSGGWRDFIPANVVAFPALGRNRTPGNDSGVERQDPGFAPSRPAAAPMPSLEKPVRVVPATGPSAPSRNTAPARVYQGEPAHAYQPEFFELPSINLLSPPRALARDDSLTPEMLQENARLLEGVLDDFGVKGEIIEVRPGPVVTLYELEPAPGIKSSRVIGLADDIARSMSAIAARVAVIPGKNAIGIELPNRKRETVYLREMLAAESFSQNKGKLPLTLGKTIGGEPVIADLAKMPHLLVAGTTGSGKSVSINTMILSLLYRLSPSQCRMIMIDPKMLELSIYDGIPHLLSPVVTDPKKAVVALKWTVREMEDRYRKMSKVGVRNIDGFNTRVAQAIEKGETISRTVQTGFDRETGEPIFESEEFDLQPLPYIVVIIDEMADLMMVAGKEIEGTVQRLAQMARAAGIHVIMATQRPSVDVITGTIKANFPTRISFQVTSKIDSRTILQEQGAEQLLGMGDMLFMAGGGRIQRVHGPFVDDSEVEAIVSHLKSQGVPDYLDSILEEDDEEEIASGGSGSAGGMDESADLYDQAVAIVLRDGKASTSYVQRRLQIGYNRAASIIERMEQEGVVGPANHAGKREILVPTDNA from the coding sequence ATGACCATGGCTACGATCGACGCAGAAGACGAATTCGAAGGCAGGCAGCGGAGCGGATTGCTGATCGTGGGCGGCGTCGCCCTGATCGGCCTTTCAGTCTATCTCGCCGCCGCGCTCGCCACCTGGAACGTGGGCGATCCGTCGCTGAGCCAGTCCAATTCGAATCCCGTGGGCAACCTTGCCGGGGCCTCCGGCGCCATCATCGCCGACCTTGCGTTGCAGGTCCTCGGGCTGGCCTCGGTGCTGACCATCGTCCTGCCTTTCGTCTGGGGGCTCAGGATGCTCGGCGGACGCAGGATCGACGGCGCGGGGCGCCGCGGCTGGTTTGCCCTCGGCGGCACCTTGCTTGCCGCGACGGCGCTGGGCTGCATCGGCGCCCCCGCCGGCTGGCCGCTGCCGATCGGCCTTGGCGGCATCGCCGGCGACATCGTCCTGAAGTTTCCGGCCCTCGTTACCGGGGCCTACCCCTCGGGCCTTGCCGGAGTTATCCTCGGCATCGTCCTGGCGGTGCCGGCGACCTGGCTGTATCTGAGCGGCCTGGGCTTCGTCGGGCGCACGCGCCGCGCAGTACCCGCGGCGTCGATCGCCGCCGCCGCGCCGCGCGCGCCGAAGACGGCGCAGGAGATCGAAGACGAGGATGCCGGCGAAAGCCGCTGGCAGCTCCTGGCGGGCGCAGCCACTCATCTGGCCTACTCGGTATGGTCCGGGATCCGCCGGCCGAAGGCCGATCCACGCCCCGTCCAGCGCCGCGAGCCGGGTTCCGGCCCGGCCTGGCACGAGGAGCCATCCATGGCGGCGGCGCCGGCCACGGTAGCCGGCCGCGCCCAGCGCGAGATCCGGGTGGTGGACACGCGGCCGCCGCAGCCGCAGTTCGATGCCGTCGACATGGATGGCTTCGACGACTACGGCTACCAGCCGGCCGCGCAGCAGCCACGGGCACGCCCCGTCGAGCGGCCGGAGCCGCCCCAGGCCGTTGTCTTCGACGAGGCTTACGATGTCGACGTCTTCGCCGAGCCGGCCACCGCCGAGGACACGGCCGCGCGGCGATCCGTGGACACCAGCCGCGCCACGGTGCGGCATGGCCGCAGCGACTGGAACGGCTCCTATGCCGCTTCGCGCCTCGGCAAGAAGCGCTGGGAGCGCGACGACGAACCGTTCGATCCGGAAACGGGCGAACTCGGCTTCGCAGGCGCGGACGGGCAGGGCGATGGGGAAGACGCGGCGTTCGACGGGTTCGAGAACCTCGCCCCCGACGCGCCGACGGTCGAGGAACTGATGTCCGACGCGCCGGCCAATTACGGCGATGCGCCACCCTTCGACATGGACGATGCGACTTCGCCCCTGCGCGCCGACGAGCGGCCTCAGCGCGAAAAGAGCGGCGGCTGGCGCGACTTCATCCCCGCCAATGTCGTGGCCTTCCCGGCATTGGGGCGCAACCGGACGCCCGGCAACGACAGCGGCGTGGAGCGCCAGGACCCCGGCTTTGCGCCATCGCGCCCGGCGGCCGCGCCCATGCCGTCGCTGGAAAAGCCGGTCCGCGTCGTCCCGGCGACCGGGCCCTCGGCTCCGTCGCGCAACACGGCCCCGGCACGCGTCTATCAGGGCGAGCCCGCCCATGCGTACCAGCCGGAATTCTTCGAGCTGCCGTCCATCAACCTTCTGTCGCCGCCCCGCGCGCTGGCGCGGGACGATTCCCTGACGCCCGAGATGCTGCAGGAAAACGCCCGTCTCCTGGAAGGCGTCCTCGACGATTTCGGCGTCAAGGGCGAGATCATCGAGGTGCGTCCCGGCCCGGTCGTGACCTTGTACGAGCTGGAGCCGGCGCCCGGCATCAAGTCGTCGCGCGTCATCGGCCTTGCCGACGACATCGCCCGGTCGATGAGCGCCATCGCGGCGCGTGTCGCCGTCATCCCCGGCAAGAACGCCATCGGCATCGAGTTGCCCAACCGCAAGCGGGAAACCGTCTATCTGCGCGAGATGCTGGCGGCGGAAAGCTTCAGCCAGAACAAGGGCAAGTTGCCGCTGACGCTCGGCAAGACCATCGGCGGAGAGCCGGTCATCGCCGATCTCGCCAAGATGCCGCATCTGCTGGTTGCCGGCACGACGGGTTCCGGCAAGTCCGTGTCCATCAACACCATGATCCTGTCGCTCCTGTACCGGCTGTCGCCGTCGCAGTGCCGCATGATCATGATCGACCCGAAGATGCTGGAACTGTCGATCTATGACGGCATTCCGCACCTCCTGTCGCCTGTCGTCACCGATCCGAAGAAGGCCGTGGTGGCGCTGAAGTGGACGGTGCGGGAGATGGAGGACCGCTACCGCAAGATGTCGAAGGTCGGGGTGCGCAACATCGACGGCTTCAATACCCGCGTGGCGCAGGCGATCGAGAAGGGCGAGACCATCTCGCGCACGGTGCAGACCGGCTTCGACCGCGAAACCGGCGAGCCGATCTTCGAGTCCGAGGAGTTCGACCTGCAGCCGCTGCCGTACATCGTCGTCATCATCGACGAAATGGCGGACCTGATGATGGTGGCGGGCAAGGAAATCGAGGGCACGGTCCAGCGCCTGGCTCAGATGGCGCGTGCCGCCGGCATCCACGTCATCATGGCCACGCAGCGACCGTCGGTGGACGTCATCACCGGCACCATCAAGGCCAACTTCCCGACGCGCATCTCCTTCCAGGTGACGTCCAAGATCGACAGCCGCACCATCCTGCAGGAGCAGGGGGCCGAGCAGCTTCTGGGCATGGGCGACATGCTCTTCATGGCCGGCGGCGGGCGGATCCAGCGCGTGCACGGTCCCTTCGTCGACGATTCCGAGGTCGAGGCGATCGTGTCCCACCTCAAGTCGCAGGGCGTGCCCGATTATCTCGACTCGATCCTGGAGGAGGACGACGAGGAGGAGATCGCGTCCGGCGGCTCGGGATCGGCCGGCGGCATGGACGAATCCGCCGACCTCTACGACCAGGCGGTCGCCATCGTGCTGCGCGACGGCAAGGCCTCGACCTCCTACGTCCAGCGGCGGCTGCAGATCGGCTACAACCGGGCGGCGTCGATCATCGAGCGGATGGAGCAGGAGGGTGTGGTCGGGCCGGCGAACCACGCCGGGAAACGCGAAATCCTCGTGCCGACCGACAACGCCTGA
- a CDS encoding superoxide dismutase, with protein sequence MLKLAGLPTLIVAGLMAGPAIAQDAAKAEGPFTLGDLPYAVDALDPVIDAETMTLHHDKHHRAYVDNLNKAVAEDEALQGVTLEDFVANAGTYPAAVRNNAGGHWNHTFFWESMAAPDAAGEPSEELAAAIEAVYGDMEAFKTAFNQAGAGRFGSGWVWLIVNDANELEITTTPNQDNPLMDVAEDKGTPIIGNDVWEHAYYLKYNNRRPEYLSAWWGVVNWDVISQRYDAALATAN encoded by the coding sequence ATGCTGAAACTCGCAGGCTTGCCCACCCTGATCGTCGCCGGCCTGATGGCCGGTCCCGCCATTGCGCAGGACGCGGCCAAGGCCGAAGGGCCATTCACGCTTGGCGATCTGCCTTACGCGGTCGATGCCCTGGACCCCGTCATCGACGCCGAGACGATGACGCTTCATCACGACAAGCATCACCGCGCCTATGTGGACAATCTCAACAAGGCCGTGGCCGAGGACGAGGCGTTGCAGGGCGTGACGCTGGAGGATTTCGTGGCCAATGCCGGAACCTATCCGGCTGCCGTCCGCAACAATGCCGGTGGCCACTGGAACCATACGTTCTTCTGGGAAAGCATGGCCGCACCCGATGCGGCCGGGGAACCGTCAGAGGAACTCGCTGCGGCAATCGAGGCGGTCTATGGCGATATGGAAGCCTTCAAGACGGCCTTCAACCAGGCCGGAGCCGGGCGCTTCGGCTCCGGATGGGTGTGGCTGATCGTCAACGACGCCAACGAGCTCGAGATCACGACCACACCCAATCAGGACAATCCGCTGATGGACGTGGCGGAGGATAAGGGAACGCCCATCATCGGCAACGATGTGTGGGAGCACGCCTATTATCTTAAGTACAACAACCGGCGTCCGGAATATCTGTCGGCATGGTGGGGCGTGGTCAACTGGGACGTGATTTCCCAACGCTACGACGCGGCGCTGGCAACCGCCAACTGA
- a CDS encoding response regulator, with protein MPDIKPILLVEDNPNDLELTLHALERSLLANEVVIARDGAEAVDWLKLAGAHKGRVAGDPAVVLLDLKLPKLDGLQVLERIKTDADLKHIPVVMLTASKEESDLVRSYSLGVNAFVVKPVDFKDFFKAIQDVGVFWAILNEPHPPRRREQAMKVTEV; from the coding sequence ATGCCGGATATCAAGCCGATTCTGCTTGTCGAGGACAATCCGAACGATCTGGAACTGACCCTGCATGCCCTGGAACGCAGCCTCCTGGCGAACGAGGTCGTCATCGCGCGCGACGGCGCCGAAGCGGTCGACTGGTTGAAACTGGCTGGCGCGCACAAGGGCCGCGTGGCCGGCGATCCGGCGGTCGTTCTGCTGGATCTCAAACTTCCCAAACTGGACGGGCTCCAGGTACTCGAACGCATCAAGACCGACGCCGACCTGAAGCATATTCCGGTCGTCATGCTGACTGCCTCCAAGGAGGAAAGCGACCTGGTGCGCAGCTATTCGCTCGGCGTCAACGCCTTCGTCGTCAAGCCGGTGGATTTCAAGGATTTCTTCAAGGCGATCCAGGATGTCGGCGTATTCTGGGCGATCCTGAACGAACCGCATCCACCGCGGCGGCGCGAGCAGGCGATGAAGGTCACGGAAGTATGA
- a CDS encoding exodeoxyribonuclease III, giving the protein MAFKIATWNINSVRLRMPIVERLIVEAAPDVLCLQETKCPNDLFPCERFEELGYRHIALNGQKGYHGVATLSKLPFDDVVTQDYCAVGDARHLSARIAVGERAIRVHNLYVPAGGDEPDPEINRKFRHKLDFVDEMRSMRASGEPGVSSILVGDLNIAPFPEDVWSHKQLLKVVSHTPVETDGLLRVIAEGGWSDLVRQALPLPEKVYTWWSYRAKDWTAADRGRRLDHVWSSPDLSPHLASVEILRAARGWERPSDHVPIVVSLDI; this is encoded by the coding sequence GTGGCCTTCAAGATCGCAACATGGAATATCAACTCGGTGCGGCTGCGCATGCCGATCGTCGAACGGCTGATCGTGGAGGCGGCCCCCGATGTGCTGTGCCTGCAGGAGACCAAATGCCCGAACGACCTGTTCCCGTGCGAGCGCTTCGAGGAACTGGGCTACAGGCACATCGCGCTGAACGGCCAGAAGGGCTATCACGGGGTCGCCACGCTGTCGAAATTGCCCTTCGACGACGTCGTTACCCAGGATTATTGCGCCGTTGGCGATGCGCGCCATCTTTCTGCAAGGATCGCGGTGGGGGAGCGTGCCATACGGGTGCACAACCTCTATGTCCCGGCCGGGGGCGACGAGCCGGACCCGGAAATCAACCGCAAATTCCGGCACAAGCTGGATTTCGTGGACGAGATGCGTTCCATGCGTGCGTCCGGAGAGCCGGGCGTCTCGTCCATCCTGGTCGGCGATCTCAACATCGCGCCTTTCCCCGAGGATGTCTGGTCGCACAAGCAGCTCCTCAAGGTCGTGTCGCATACGCCGGTGGAAACGGACGGCCTGCTGCGGGTGATCGCCGAAGGGGGCTGGAGCGACCTCGTACGGCAGGCGCTGCCGCTGCCGGAGAAGGTCTACACCTGGTGGAGCTACCGGGCGAAGGACTGGACCGCCGCCGACAGGGGCCGCCGCCTCGACCATGTATGGTCTTCCCCTGATCTTTCGCCGCACTTGGCCTCGGTCGAGATCCTGCGTGCCGCGCGGGGATGGGAGCGGCCTTCGGACCATGTTCCAATCGTCGTGAGCCTCGATATCTGA
- a CDS encoding HWE histidine kinase domain-containing protein — protein sequence MTPPLGATRVLNLEDSDLDAALIEEHLRRAGIAHETQRVWDKAAYLAALEAGDFDLILADYRLPSFDGLSALELARSHAPDVPFIFVSATLGEEVAIEALKKGATDYVIKSRLGRLGSCVARALREGKERRAREFAEEESINTRRRLSAALSVAEIGTFEWILSDDTVILDERSLEILGLDGAAVRLMEEFKSIIAPGDFARVREAAYAGRGTRERFAVEFRVEHRHGLVRDVAAVGDWFGVEGGSNERGIGVLQDVTDQKSTRERQAIVVRELHHRVKNSLSTVQSVINFTLKTSPDMAAFRDGISARIASLARSHALLTNDQWRGILLREVISSELAAYDDGSRIRLSGPSVYLPSELAVSFSMAIHELTTNAAKHGALTTRDGVLAIDWSIDREDEVDMLEIVWQESGGPPILGAPTRKGFGTTLLQRLLTMQIGGTVVSTLPRDGARVVIRAPLTDVSPSPMGDARAGF from the coding sequence ATGACGCCACCGCTCGGCGCCACACGCGTCCTCAATCTCGAAGACAGCGACCTCGATGCAGCCCTGATCGAGGAGCATCTGCGCCGTGCCGGTATAGCCCACGAAACGCAGCGCGTCTGGGACAAGGCAGCCTACCTTGCGGCGCTCGAGGCCGGGGACTTCGACCTGATCCTTGCAGATTATCGGCTGCCGAGCTTCGATGGATTGTCCGCGCTGGAGCTGGCGCGCAGCCATGCCCCCGACGTCCCCTTCATCTTCGTGTCGGCGACGCTGGGCGAGGAAGTGGCGATCGAGGCGCTCAAGAAAGGGGCTACGGACTACGTCATCAAGTCCCGCCTGGGACGCCTCGGCTCCTGTGTGGCCAGGGCCCTCAGGGAGGGCAAGGAACGGCGCGCCCGCGAGTTCGCGGAGGAGGAGTCCATCAACACGCGCAGGCGCCTCAGCGCCGCGCTCAGCGTGGCAGAAATCGGCACTTTCGAATGGATACTCTCCGACGACACGGTGATCCTCGACGAGCGTTCGCTTGAAATCCTCGGCCTCGACGGCGCAGCCGTGCGCCTTATGGAAGAGTTCAAGTCGATCATCGCGCCAGGCGATTTCGCGCGCGTGCGGGAGGCGGCCTATGCCGGCCGGGGCACGCGCGAACGCTTCGCCGTCGAGTTCCGGGTCGAGCACAGACATGGCCTGGTGCGCGACGTGGCGGCGGTCGGCGACTGGTTCGGGGTCGAGGGGGGCAGCAACGAGCGCGGCATCGGCGTCCTGCAGGACGTGACGGACCAGAAGTCCACGCGCGAGCGGCAGGCCATCGTGGTGCGCGAGTTGCACCACCGGGTCAAGAACAGCCTGTCCACCGTACAGTCCGTCATCAACTTCACGCTCAAGACCTCGCCGGACATGGCGGCTTTCCGCGACGGCATTTCCGCCCGCATCGCCTCCCTGGCCCGCAGCCACGCCCTGCTCACCAACGATCAATGGCGCGGCATTCTGCTGCGGGAGGTGATTTCGTCGGAACTGGCGGCCTATGACGATGGTTCGCGGATCAGGTTATCGGGGCCATCGGTTTACCTGCCATCCGAACTGGCGGTCTCCTTTTCCATGGCGATACACGAACTGACGACGAACGCCGCCAAGCACGGTGCGTTGACCACGCGGGACGGAGTCTTGGCGATCGATTGGTCCATCGACCGGGAGGACGAGGTGGATATGCTGGAGATAGTCTGGCAGGAGAGCGGCGGTCCGCCCATACTCGGTGCGCCGACACGCAAGGGCTTCGGCACGACGCTGCTTCAGCGCCTCCTGACGATGCAGATCGGTGGAACCGTGGTATCGACCCTTCCGCGAGATGGGGCGCGGGTGGTCATCCGGGCGCCGTTGACGGATGTCTCACCCTCCCCGATGGGCGATGCGCGTGCAGGCTTCTGA